The Cystobacter fuscus DSM 2262 region GTCGAGCACCCGGTCGAGCTGCTCGTCGGTGTGCGTGGCCATGTAGCTGGTGCGGATGAGCGCGTGGCCCGGCTCCACCGCGGGCGGGATCACGGGGTTGGCGAACACGCCCGCCTCGTGCAGCGCCTTCCAGAAGCGGAAGCACTTGACCTGGTCGCCGATGAGCACCGGCACCACCGGCGTCACCGACACGCCCGTGTCGAAGCCCATGGCGCGGAAGCCGTTGTGCATCTTCTCCGCGATGTCCATCAGGCGCGCGCGCCGCTCGGGCTCGGCCTGGATGATCTCCAACGCCTTGAGCGCGCTCGCCACGGAGGCGGGCGTCATGGACGCGGAGAAGATGACCGAGCGCGACTTGTGGCGCATGTAGTTGATGACGTCCTGGGGCCCGGCGAGCACGCCACCCAGCGACGCGAAGCTCTTGGAGAACGTGCCCATGACCAGGTCCGTCTCCGCCTCCAGGCCGAAGTACTCGGAGGTGCCCCGGCCCTTCTCGCCGAGCACGCCCATGGCGTGCGCGTCATCCGTCATCACCCGCGCGTTGTACTTCTTCGACAGCTCCACGATGCGCGGCAGGTCGCAGATGTCGCCCTCCATGGAGAACACACCGTCGGTGACGATGATGCGTCCCGCCTTGGGCTCCTTCTCCACCGACTGCTGCAGCAGCTGCTCGAGGTGCTCCAGGTCGTTGTGGCGGTACTTGCGCTCGGTGGAGAAGGACAGGCGCACGCCGTCCACCAGCGAGGCGTGGTTCTGCCGGTCCGCGAAGACGATGTCGTGGCGGCCCAGGATGGAGGCCATGGCCAGGTTCGTCTGGAAGCCCGTGGAGATGACGAGCGCCGACTCCCGGTTGAGGAACTTGGCGAACTGGTGCTCCAGCTCCTCGTGCAGCGCGAGCGTGCCGTTGAGCAGCCGCGAGCCCGAGCACGTGGTGCCGTAGCGCTCCACCGCCTTGATCGCCGCTTCCTTCACCCGCGGATCCGCGCTCAGGCCCAGGTAGTTGTTCGAGCCGACCATGATGACGCGGCGGCCTTCGATCTGGACCTCGGTGGCGCCGAAGGACTCCTCGATGGCGCGGAAGTACGGGTAGAGTCCCGTGGCCTTGGCGATGCGGTAGTCGTTCCAGTTGCGGCACTTGTCGAACACGTCACTCATGGCTGTCTTCTCAATCCGGGGCGCACACCGGGGCCGTGGGGTATCCGGGCCTCGCGGCGAGGGTCCTTCTCGGGGGGGGCGGCGTGGCGTCAATATTGAGTCACTTCCCAGGTGTCAAGGCATCGGCCCCTCCCACGGGCTCCCTCCTCGGTGGCCCTCGGTGCCTTCCCACCTCGTGAGAACTCCCACCCGCGCCCCTACCGGGCGTCCGAGTGCGCAAGGGTCTGCACACCCCGACTCGATTGCCCTGGTTGCGGGGGGGCGAGCCCAGGGGTTGGCCGGAAGGTCCGGCGCGGGGAAGGGGTTGGCACGGGAATCGGGAGGCCCGTGACAGGAATCCGGAAGTTTGCTCTTTGAGGGCCTCCACTGGATTGGGGTCAAGGCTTGGCAGAGTCGCATCGACAGCGGTGGTTCGAGACCTTCCTGCGGGCGTCGCTCACGCGGCCCGGGCGGGTGCTCCTCGCGTTCACGCTCCTGGCGCTGGGAGGCGCCCTGCTGGCCGGACGCCTCGAGTTCCGCGGCTCCTTCGTGGAGCTGCTGCCCGAAGAAGCCCGCGAGGTGAAGGATCTCTCGCGCGTGTCGCAGAAGGCCGGCGGCGACGGCTACCTGGTGGTGCGCGCCCAGGGCCTGCCGCCCGAGCAGCTGCGCGCCTTCGCCGGCACGCTGGCCCGCCAGCTCGAGACGCTGCCCGAGGTGCGCTACGTGGAGCACCACTTCGACGTGGGCTTCTTCGAGGAGCGCGGCCTGTGGCTGCTGCCCATCGAGAAGCTGCGCGCGCTGCGCAAGGACGCGGAGGCGCGGTTGCGCTACGAGAAGCAGAAGGCGCTCGCGGTGGACCTGCTCGACGAGCAGGACGCGCCGCCGGACTTCGAGGAGCTCGTGAAGAAGTACAGCCCCGAGGCGCCCATGCGCGAGTACCTCTCCAGCCGGGACGGCACGGAGATGTACCTCATGGTGAAGCCGGACGGCACGGCGGCCGATCTGGTGTTCGCGCAGAAGCTCGTGGATGACGTGCGGCGTGAGTCCGAGCAGCTCGCGCGCGCAACGCCCGGTGTGAAGCTCGACTACGGGGGGGCCTTCCAGGCGCGGTTGGAGGAGGACGCGGTGATGCGCGCGGACCTCACGCGCGCGGGCGTGCTCTCGGCCCTGATGGCGGTGGGCATCATCCTGCTGGCCACGCGGCGGCTGTGGGCGCTGGCCGTGGTGGGAGTGCCCGTGGTGTTCGGCGTGGCGTTCACGTTCGCCTTCGCCGAGCTGGCGATCGGCCACCTCAACATCGTCACGGGCTTCCTGGTGGCCATCCTCATCGGCCTGGGCCTGGAGTACGGCATCCACCTGGCCATGCGCTACTGGGAGGAGCGGCGCGAACTCCCGGTCGCCGAGGCGCTCGCCGCGGCCGTGGGGGGCACCTTCTCCGGCGCGCTCACCTCGGGGCTGACGAACGCGGCGGCCTTCTTCGTGCTCGTGTTCGCCCAGTTCACCGCCTTCCAGCAGTTCGGGCTGCTCGCCGGGGTGGGCGTCCTGCTGGCGGTGCTCAGCGCCTATGCCCTGGGTCCCGCGCTGCTCGTGCTCGCCGAGCGGCTGCGCCCGGGACGCCGGGCGGCGGGGGAGCAGGCCCCCGAGCCGTCCCCGTCGGCCTTCGTGCCCTCCGGCAAGCGCTGGCCCACGTGGGGGGTGGCCAGCATCCTCGTGGCGGTGCTGAGCCTGGCGGCCGGGTCGCTCTACGTGGCGCCCCGCGTGGGCTTCGAGACCGACATGCGCAAGCTCAAGGGTGACTCGCCCACCGTGCGGCTGGACGAGCACATCATCGAGGAGACTGGCACATCGCTCAATCCCGCCATCCTCCTGGTGAAGGACCTGGAGGAGGCCCGGGTGGTGCAGGAGGTCATCCAAGAGGTGAAGCAGCGGCACGGCGCCGACTCGGCCATCAAGATGTCCGCGTCGCTCAATGATCTGCTGCCCCAGGACGTGCCGGCGCACGCCGAGCAGATCGCCGCCATGCGTGCCTCGCTCGACAAGCTGCCCGAGGACGTCCGGGCGGATGCTCGC contains the following coding sequences:
- a CDS encoding efflux RND transporter permease subunit, which translates into the protein MAESHRQRWFETFLRASLTRPGRVLLAFTLLALGGALLAGRLEFRGSFVELLPEEAREVKDLSRVSQKAGGDGYLVVRAQGLPPEQLRAFAGTLARQLETLPEVRYVEHHFDVGFFEERGLWLLPIEKLRALRKDAEARLRYEKQKALAVDLLDEQDAPPDFEELVKKYSPEAPMREYLSSRDGTEMYLMVKPDGTAADLVFAQKLVDDVRRESEQLARATPGVKLDYGGAFQARLEEDAVMRADLTRAGVLSALMAVGIILLATRRLWALAVVGVPVVFGVAFTFAFAELAIGHLNIVTGFLVAILIGLGLEYGIHLAMRYWEERRELPVAEALAAAVGGTFSGALTSGLTNAAAFFVLVFAQFTAFQQFGLLAGVGVLLAVLSAYALGPALLVLAERLRPGRRAAGEQAPEPSPSAFVPSGKRWPTWGVASILVAVLSLAAGSLYVAPRVGFETDMRKLKGDSPTVRLDEHIIEETGTSLNPAILLVKDLEEARVVQEVIQEVKQRHGADSAIKMSASLNDLLPQDVPAHAEQIAAMRASLDKLPEDVRADARVVTVMKMLESQPYGPGQVPLEVRRRFEALDGKGLFLLLLPSVSNHDTRELAAWSSQVGEVIDGAQARGVDLAVLDSNLIAARIFSMVRADGPFILWSAAAVVFLALLVSLRSFKRACLVAGPLFLGMLCLAGGMYLFDVKLNFINAVVLPNLLAIAVDNSVHLFHRYEEEGPGSLGHVVRHTGLAAVVATLSNAAGYGALLISHHAGLRSIGQIALLGVMCTFLGTTVFFPALLALLERHKGRKGGGGVEVGAGRVQSLEIGAPSREVAVEPGERKSA
- a CDS encoding aminotransferase class I/II-fold pyridoxal phosphate-dependent enzyme, whose amino-acid sequence is MSDVFDKCRNWNDYRIAKATGLYPYFRAIEESFGATEVQIEGRRVIMVGSNNYLGLSADPRVKEAAIKAVERYGTTCSGSRLLNGTLALHEELEHQFAKFLNRESALVISTGFQTNLAMASILGRHDIVFADRQNHASLVDGVRLSFSTERKYRHNDLEHLEQLLQQSVEKEPKAGRIIVTDGVFSMEGDICDLPRIVELSKKYNARVMTDDAHAMGVLGEKGRGTSEYFGLEAETDLVMGTFSKSFASLGGVLAGPQDVINYMRHKSRSVIFSASMTPASVASALKALEIIQAEPERRARLMDIAEKMHNGFRAMGFDTGVSVTPVVPVLIGDQVKCFRFWKALHEAGVFANPVIPPAVEPGHALIRTSYMATHTDEQLDRVLDIFEQIGKKMDVIPQTRPSSYTPVQIARPHTLVRNNKASDKWAAAAAGELAPNGFSLDQLSRMSSREVAGRLFDAVETLTWRAANLQSEDLRKLGQMPMKLWEKRANIPGLLLEKGANLFIRNGREDRS